Within Citromicrobium bathyomarinum, the genomic segment TTTATCGCGATCCTGGGTGTCGGCCTGTCGACCCCCGAACTCGCAATCCCGATGGCGATCTTCGCGATCTTCATCGTCGGCCTGTTCGGCGCACCGGCGCTGTGGCTGGGCCTCGGGCGCAAGCCGGAGGCGAAGGCGAAGAGCTTCGGCGAACTGATGCGCGGCGGAATTCAGACGCACACCGGCTTTCTCAAGGGTCGCGACGCGGTGGCCCAGATGATGGTGCTGCCGGTGCTGATCGTTCTCTGGGGGTGCACCGTGCTGGTGATTGCCGGGGTCGTCTCGGCCTGACCGGCTCGCCCCGGAGTTGGGGGAGGCGCGCGGGGTCGACTGGTTCGATCCCGCGCGTTTTTGCGTGTGCGGTCAGTTGGCGGGCGCGAGTTCGTTCAGGATCGCGTCTTCCTCGGCGATCAGCCTGGCGACTTCCGCGTGCGCTTTGGCAACCGCCTCGACCGGTTCGCCATCGACAGACCGGAGCGCCAGCATGCTGTCGAGATCGGCGAAGGGAATCGCCGTGCGCGCACGGATCGATTCAAGGTTCGCATAGGCGACCTGCGCACGGCCCCACGCCTTGGACCCCACGCTGCCACTGCCCCGAACCGCCGCGCGGGTGGCGGGCACGGCTTTTTCGAAATCGGCATGAGCGGCGCGCGCCTGCTCTTCCAGCTGGACGACCCGCTCGGCGAGATCGGCGGACAGGACGGGGGGCGGTGGAGGCGGCGGCGCGACCGGGTCCGTGGGCTCGAACTGGCCGGTCACGGGTGCTGGTCCGTCGGGCGCGCAATCGCCGGTCGGGCGGGGGAACTCGCCGCTCTCGTATTCGGCCTCGCGCACTCCCAGAGAGGGATAGGCGCTGTCGGGCGTAGTGGCGCAGGCGGCGAGGGCACCCATGGCGGGGAGTGTGGCGATCGCGATCGCAAGGCGTGCAGCGGACATGCGCGCACCCTTAGCACGCGCGTCGCGCCGTGGTAGAGGCGATGGCACGCTGCGGCGCTTTTCTGGGCTGCCCGGCGTTGACTTTCGCAAAACCATACCGTAAGCGCGCCCTTCTTTGGGGGGCTCACCACGGTGTTGCCCGTCGATACGCTGTCTCGTTAGGGGCAGGGTCACAGCTAAACGATTGAAAGTTGATACCGATGTTCGCAGTGGTGCGCACGGGCGGCAAGCAATACCGGGTTGCCGCCGGAGACAAAATCGCGGTCGAAAAGCTCGCAGGCGAAGCCGGCGACACGATCACCCTGGGTGACGTTCTGCTCGCAGGTGAGGGCGACAGCCTTGCCGACGCCGGCAAGGTGTCCGTTTCGGCGGAAATCATCGCCCAGGCGAAGAGCGAAAAGGTGGTGGTGTTCAAGAAGCGCCGTCGTCACAATTACCGTCGCAAGAACGGCCATCGCCAGCAGATGACCCTGCTGCGCATTCTCGAAGTGGGTGAAGGCACCAAGAAGGCTGCTGCCAAGCCCGCCGCGAAGAAGGCCGATGCTGCCGACGACAAGGCTGCCGAAAAGGCTCCGGCCAAGAAGGCTGCTGCGCCCAAGGCCGAAGCGGCTGACAAGCCCGCTGCCAAGAAGGCCGCGCCGAAGAAGGCTGCAGCGACCAAGAAGCCGGCCGCCAAGAAGGCCGACACCAAGGATTCGGGCGACGCGTAAGCGCGGCCCAGACGGATAAGGACTAAGCGCAATGGCACATAAGAAAGCAGGCGGCTCTTCGCGGAACGGTCGCGATTCGGCAGGCCGCCGTCTTGGCGTGAAGAAGTTCGGCAGCGAAGGCGTCGTTGCGGGCAACATTATCGTGCGCCAGCGTGGGACCAAGTTCTACGCGGGCACCAATGTCGGCATGGGCAAGGACCACACCCTCTTTGCGCTGACCGACGGTATTGTGCGCTTCCACGACGGGAAGCTCGGCCGCAAATACGTATCGGTCGATCTTATGGCGCAAGCTGCCGAATAATCGGGCAACTCGATAACAGGGGTTGTCCACCGGGACGGCCCCGCCGGAGGTAAAATCCGGCCATCAAGGGAGAGGGGGCCAGCCCCGTCTCCCTTTCTTCGTCTCCCTTGTCACCGTGGCCGCCCGCCGAGGAAGGGCGCGCCGCGCGAGGGGAGAAACGACGATGTTTCACAGAAGCGAGAGGTTGCTGCTGCGGCCCGCGTGGCCCGAGGACTGGCAGGCTGTGCACGCAGCGATTGCGGACGAGGGTATCGTGCGCAACCTCGCCACCGCGCCGTGGCCCTATTCGGCTGCCGACGCGCGCGCGTGGTGCGCGCTCCCCTTCACGCCCGAAGCACCCCGTTTCGTCATTACCCTGGCCGATTCCGGCGAGGTTATCGGCTGCATCGGCATCGGTCCGCTGCCCCCCGAAGAGGGAGGCGG encodes:
- the rplU gene encoding 50S ribosomal protein L21; protein product: MFAVVRTGGKQYRVAAGDKIAVEKLAGEAGDTITLGDVLLAGEGDSLADAGKVSVSAEIIAQAKSEKVVVFKKRRRHNYRRKNGHRQQMTLLRILEVGEGTKKAAAKPAAKKADAADDKAAEKAPAKKAAAPKAEAADKPAAKKAAPKKAAATKKPAAKKADTKDSGDA
- the rpmA gene encoding 50S ribosomal protein L27: MAHKKAGGSSRNGRDSAGRRLGVKKFGSEGVVAGNIIVRQRGTKFYAGTNVGMGKDHTLFALTDGIVRFHDGKLGRKYVSVDLMAQAAE